CTGGCTGATCCAGCCAAGGCGGCTGGGCAGGTTGTCGAGGAACAGGTTCTCGGCCACGGTCAGCGTCGGCAGCAGGTTGAGTTCCTGCATCACCATGCGCACGCCGAGACGCTCGGCCTCGGCACGGCTGCCGGGGGCGTAGGGCTGGCCGCGATAGAGCATCTGCCCAGTGGTGGGGATCTCCAGGCCGCTGATCAGCTTGGACAGGGTCGACTTGCCCGCGCCGTTCTCGCCGGTCAGGGCCAGCACCTCGCCGCCGCGCAGCTCGAGGGTGACATCGCCGAGCACAGGCTGGGCGTAGGTCTTGCCCAGGCCGCTGACGGCTAGCACGGTTTCATTGGCCGGTACTGACATGGCCATTCTCCTAAATAGACATACCCCCCTGTAGGAGCGGCTTCAGCCGCGATCACCCGCGAAGCGGGTGCCAGGCACCGCAGTGCCTGCATCGCGGCTGAAGCCGCTCCTACAGAGATCACTTTGTCACTTGGTAATCAGCTCGACCGGGGTCTGGATGACATTGTCGGCATCGACGCCTGGCTGCTCGCCCTTGAGCATCTTCAGCGCCGCCTGGATGCCGTACACCGCCTGCTGGCTGGCCGCCTGGTCGAGGGTGGCGAGCACGCGGCCATCCTTGAGCATCGGCTCGATGGCCTTGATGTTGTCGTAGCCGACCACCTGCACCTGGCCGGTCTTGCCGGCGGCGCGCACGGCCGAGACGGCGCCCAGGGCCATGCTGTCGTTGCCGGCCAGCAGCGCCTTCAAGTCGGGGTATTCGTTGAGCATCGAGGCGGCCACGGCGTTGCCCTTGTCGATCTCCCAGTTGCCGGATTGCACCGAGACGATCTTCATCTGCGCGGCTTGCATGGCGTCCTTGAAGCCGGCGGTGCGTTGCTGGGCATTGGTAGTGGTCGGCACGCCTTCGATGATGCCGACCTGGTCACCGGCCTTGAGCTTCTGCTGGGCCAGGTAGTCGCCGACCAGGCGCGCGCCCTTGCGGTTGTCCGGGCCAACGAACGGCACGCTGATGCCCTTGCTCTTGAGGGTTTCGGGGTCGAGGCGATTGTCGATGTTGATCACGATCACGCCCTTGTCCATGGCCTTCTTCACCGCCGACACCAGTGCCTTGGAGTCGGCCGGGGCGATCACCAGGGCCTTGGCGCCCGCGTTGACCATCTGCTCGACGATACGGATCTGCTCGCCGGTGTCGGTTTCGTTCTTGATGCCGTTGGCCACCAGGCTGAAATCGTCAGGGTGCTCTTTCTGGTAGGTCTTGGCGCCGTCTTCCATGGTGCGGAAGAACTCGTTGGCCAGCGACTTCATCACCAAAGCGACCTTGGGCGCTTCCTCGGCGTGGGCGGTGGACAGAGAGAAAAGCAGCGACGAGAAAACGGCGAGGGCCAGCGGACGGCCGGGAAACGGCAGCTTCATGGAAATGACTCCGAATTTTGTGGTTTTTATCGGATCGCAAACGTTTGCGGTAAGCAACTATGGAAACAGCTGTAGGGTTTGTCAAATCCATTGCGTAGGCAGCCAACACTACGCGAGTCGGATTATCCGCAATTTGTCCGAAAAACCGAACACATTTCCTACGCCTGTTCGGCCATCCGAACAGCTGGAAGTTACCTGACCTCTTGGTCTTTTCGAGTACCCCCAGTCATCACAGGGGTTCCAAGATGAAATACGACGAACGGTAGTTGATGGTACGAAATCTGCCTTACAGCAGTGCGACATAACGCACATCTCACCCAGGAAGAGAGAAGCAGAAACGATGAAAACCGCTATCAAGACCTTCGCACCGAGCGCCCTGGCGCTGCTGCTGGTACTGCCGACCACTGTTTCCGCCAAGGAAGCCGCGCAACAACAGAAACTCGCCAACGTGGTCATCCTCGCCACCGGCGGCACCATCGCCGGCGCTGGCGCCAGCGCCGCCAACAGCGCCACCTACCAGGCCGCCAAGGTAGGCATCGACAAGCTGATCGCCGGCGTGCCAGAGCTGAAGGACCTGGCCAACGTGCGCGGCGAGCAAGTGATGCAGGTCGCCTCGGAAAGCATCGGCAACGACGATCTGCTCAAGCTCGGCAAGCGCGTCGCCGAACTGGCCGACAGCAAGGACGTCGATGGCATCGTCATCACCCACGGCACCGACACCCTCGAAGAAACCGCCTACTTCCTCAACCTGGTGGAGAAGACCGACAAGCCGATCATCGTGGTCGGCTCGATGCGCCCGGGCACCGCGATGTCCGCCGACGGCATGCTCAACCTGTACAACGCCGTGGCCGTGGCCAGCAGCAAGGACGCCCGCGGCAAGGGCGTGCTGGTGACCATGAACGACGAGATCCAGTCCGGCCGTGACGTGAGCAAGGCGGTCAATATCAAGACCGAAGCCTTCAAGAGCCAGTGGGGCCCGCTGGGCATGGTGGTCGAGGGCAAGTCGTACTTCTTCCGCCTGCCGGCCAAGCGCCACACCGTCAATTCCGAGTTCGACATCAAGACCATCAGCAAGCTGCCGGCCGTGGACATCGCCTACGGCTACGGCAACGTGACCGACACCGCCTACAAGGCGCTGGCCCAGGGTGGCGCCAAGGCGATCATCCACGCCGGTACCGGCAATGGTTCGGTATCGTCGCGCGTAGTGCCGGCGCTGCAGGAGCTGCGCAAGGACGGCGTGCAGATCATCCGTTCGTCCCACGTCAACCAGGGCGGCTTCGTGCTGCGCAACGCCGAACAGCCTGACGACAAGAACGACTGGGTCGTGGCCCATGACCTGAACCCGCAGAAGGCGCGGATCCTGGCAATGGTCGCAATGACCAAGACCCAGGACAGCAAAGAGCTGCAGCGGATCTTCTGGGAATACTGATCGGCATGCACCTCGGGCTGGTGTGTTGAACATACCGGCCCATCGCGGGGCCAGCCCACCCCACAAAGTCGCCGCAGACTTGTGGGAGCGGGCTGGCCCCGTGCTGCCTTCGATGGAACCAATCCCTCTACTACGGTCTTATACGGCTTTCATCCTACCTGCTGTTGCGAAACGGCTTACAGTGAAATACTGTATGCACATACAGCAAAACAAGGAACAGCCCCGTGGCCAAACCCGCCCCAGCGTCGCCAAGCAGTTATGAACTACTGGGTCAGCGCATCCAGAAGATCATCAACAGCCCCACCGCCCAGCGCAGCCGCGCCGCCCTGATCTTCCGCCTGGAGCACGAATCGCCCGACGACTGGGCCACGCTGCTCGAGGAAATCGCCGAGAACGACAACGTCACCCTCGCCCACCGCGACGATGGCGGCGTGCAGGTGTTCTGGACCGTGCCGAAGGAAGACTGATCGCACATGAGAGTTTCGCTTTTCGCTACCTGCCTGCTGCTGCTCACCCCCCTCGCCCACGCCGACGCCCCGCGCACCTTCCAGGAGGCCAAGAAGGTCGCCTGGAAGCTGTATGCGCCGCAGTCCACCGAGTTTTATTGCGGCTGCAAGTACCAGGGCAACAAGGTCGACCTGGCGTCCTGCGGCTATACGCCGCGCAAGAACCTCAACCGTGCCTCGCGCATCGAGTGGGAGCACATTGTCCCGGCCTGGCAGATCGGCCATCAGCGCCAGTGCTGGCAGGACGGCGGGCGCAAGAACTGCTCGCGCAACGACAAGGTCTACCAGCGCGCCGAGGCCGACCTGCACAACCTGGTGCCAAGCATCGGCGAGGTCAACGGTGACCGCAGCAACTTCAGCTTTGGCTGGTTGCCCGAGCAGCATGGCCAATACGGCAGTTGCCTGACCCAGGTCGACTTCAAGGCCAAGAAGGTCATGCCACGCCCGTCGATCCGCGGGATGATCGCGCGCACCTACTTCTACATGAGCAAGCAATACGACCTGCGCCTGTCCAAACAAGACCGCCAGTTGTTCGAGGCCTGGAACAAGACCTACCCACCGCAGGCCTGGGAGCTGCAGCGCAACCAGCAGGTGGCATGCGTGATGGGACGCGGCAACACCTTCGTCGGCCCGGTCAACCTCAAGGCCTGCGGCTGAAGGCCCTCAGGCCAGCGCTTGCAGATAGGCGCTGGCCTGCTGATACCGGCACAGCCGGGCCACATCGGCCGGGCCTGGGCAAGGGATGCGCGAAAGGTCGCTGTTGTCTGCCAGGTCCGCCAGTTTCACCTGGCGCGCCAAGGGGTCCACACCCAGGCGAATGACGAACGCCTCGTAGCTCTCGCCTTCGCGCCGGCTCAGCGCCAGCAGCGCGGCGAGGATCTTCAGCGGGAAGCCTTCTCGGGCGAGGTCGGCCAGGGTCAATGGCGTGTCTTCCAGCACATCGTGCAACACCGCGACGATGCGCTGTTCGGGGGTGATCACCCGCTCCATCACCCGCAATGGGTGGAGAATGTAAGCCGCCCCGCCTTTGTCGAACTGCCCTTCGTGTGCCTTGATGGCCATCGCGATGGCCCGCTCCAGCGTCGCCATGAGGCGCTCCCCCACTCAACCCGCGCACTAGACAGCATAGCCGCTGCATCATGGGCATGTTTCCTTCGACGTCAAAGCAGCATGGCGGCGTGCTTGCCGCCATCCCCGCTCAAGCTTTTGCCAGCCTTAGGTTTTTTAAGGCTCATGAGTACAAATTTACTAATTTCTCGATCCCCGCCCGCGCCGCATCATCGCGCCAACAAGAACGCGTCGCCCCTTGCCGGCACGCACCCGGGCAGCACCCGATGCCCCACCTTGCCTTGGAGTCAGTCATGACCAGTGCAGCCAATTCGGCACCCCTCATCGAGAAACACACGATCGGCTACGTGCCGCCGCAAGACCGCCATGGAAAGGTAAGGGATCTGTTCACACTGTGGTTCGGCGGCAACATCGCGCCGCTGCCCATCGTCACCGGCGCACTCGGCGTGCAGCTGTTCCACCTCAACCTGGTCTGGGGCATCGTCGCGATCCTCGTCGGCCACCTGCTCGGCGGCGTGCTCATGGCCCTGCATTCGGCCCAGGGCCCGCAGATGGGCATCCCGCAGATGATCCAGAGCCGCGCCCAGTTCGGTTCGCTTGGCGCCCTGCTGGTGGTGGTGATCGCCGGGGTGATGTACATCGGCTTCTTCGCCTCCAACATCGTCCTGGCCGGCAAGTCGTTGCATGGCGTGGTCGAGACGGTGCCGGTGTCCGTGGGCATCGTCATCGGTGCATTGGGCTCGGGCATCATCGGCATCATCGGCTACCGCTTCATCCACGTGCTCAACCGCATCGGTACCTGGGTGCTGGGCATCGGCATCGTGGTCGGCTTCGGCTACATCTTCAGCCATGTGCAGAGCGACGACTTCCTCACCCGTGGCGGCTTCAACCTGGCCGGCTGGCTGGCCACCGTTTCGCTGGCGGCGCTGTGGCAAATCGCCTTCGCGCCCTACGTATCGGACTACTCGCGCTACCTGCCGGCCGACGTGAAGGTCTCCTCGACTTTCTGGACCACCTACCTGGGCTCGGCCCTGGGCTCGAGCCTGTCGTTCATCTTCGGCGCGGTGGCGGTGCTGGCGATCCCTGCCGGGATGGACACCATGGACGCGGTCAAGCTCGCCACCGGCACCCTCGGCCCGCTGATGCTGGTGCTGTTCCTGCTCAGCGTGATCAGCCACAACGCCCTCAACCTATACGGCGCGGTGCTGTCGATCATCACCCTGGTACAGACCTTCGCCTATCGCTGGATCCCCACTGCCAAGAGCCGCGCCGTGCTGTCGCTGCTCGTGCTGGCGGCCTGCTGCGTGGTGGCGGTGTTCGCCTCGGCGGACTTCATCGGCCACTTCGTCGACATGGTGCTGGTGTTGCTGGTGGTGCTGGTGCCATGGACGGCGATCAACCTGATCGACTTCTATGTCATCCACAAGGGCGACTACGACATCGACTCGATCTTCAAGGTCGACGGCGGCATCTACGGTCGCTACAACCCCCAGGCACTGATCGCCTACGCGGTGGGTATCGCGGTGCAGATCCCGTTCATGAACACGCCGCTGTATGTCGGGCCGGTGTCCGCACACATCAACGGCGCCGACCTGTCGTGGCTGGTGGGGCTGGCGATCACCTCGCCGCTGTACTGGTGGCTGGCCAGCCGCGACAGCGCGTATCGTCGTCGGCAGGTGGGTGCGAAGCTGGCAGCGGGGGTTTGATCCTACCGGGCCCAATGCCAATCAGAAGACCCGCCTAGGCGGGTCTTCTGTCGTCAATGTCAGCCGCCACGACTCAGGCGCAAAGCCCTAGCGCTCACTACGGAGCATCTCCTTCGGCACATACTTGCCAATCTCATACTTGCCGATCGCCGCCCGATGTACCTCATCCGGCCCGTCGGCCAAGCGCAGGGTACGCTGCATCGCGTACATGTAGGCCAGCGGGAAATCACCGCTCACCCCTGCCCCGCCATGGATCTGGATGGCCCGGTCGATCACCTTCAGCGCCACGTTCGGCGCCACCACCTTGATCTGGGCGATCTCGCTGCGCGCCACCTTGTTGCCGACGGTGTCCATCATGTAGGCGGCCTTCAGGGTCAGCAGCCGGGCCATGTCGATCTCCATCCGCGAGTCGGCGATCTTGTCGACATTGCCACCCAGCCGCGCCAGTGGCCGACCAAAGGCGGTGCGCTCGACCGAGCGCTTGCACATCAGCTCCAGGGCGCGTTCGGCCATGCCGATCGAACGCATGCAATGATGGATGCGCCCAGGCCCGAGGCGGCCCTGGGCGATCTCGAAGCCACGGCCCTCGCCGAGAAGCACGTTCTCGTAAGGCACCCGCACGTTCTCGAACAACACTTCGGCATGGCCGTGTGGCGCGTCGTCGTAGCCGAACACCGGCAGTGGGCGGACGATCTTCACGCCGGCTGCGTCGGTGGGCACCAGGATCATCGAGTGCTGTTGGTGACGCTGGCCGTCGGGGTTGGACAGGCCCATGAAGATCATCACCTTGCAGCGCGGATCGCAGGCGCCGGAGGTCCACCATTTGCGGCCATTGATCACCCACTCGTCACCGTCGCGGACGGCCGTGGCGGCCATGTTGGTGGCATCCGAAGAGGCCACGTCCGGCTCGGTCATGGCGAACGCCGAACGGATCTCGCCACGCAGCAGCGGCTCGAGCCACTGGCGCTTCTGCGCCTCGCTGCCGTAGCGCACCAGCACTTCCATGTTGCCAGTGTCCGGCGCCGAGCAGTTGAACGGCTCGGGCCCCAGCAGCGAGCGCCCCATGATCTCGGCCAACGGCGCGTACTCAAGGTTGCTCAGCCCTGCGCCATATTCGGATTCGGGCAGGAACAGGTTCCACAGCCCTTCCTCGCGGGCCTTGGCCTTGAGCTCCTCCATGATCGCGGTAGGCTGCCAGCGGTCGCCCTCGGCAACCTGGCGCTCGAACACCGGCTCGGCCGGGTAGACGTATGCATCCATGAATGCGCTGACGCGCTCGCGCAATGCCTGGACCTTGGGCGAATAGGCGAAATCCATCGGGGCTACCTTCCGTCAATGAAGAACATGGCCCTGAGCCTAGAACAGCGACCCTTCATCCACCTAGTCTATTTTCTATGTGTATAAACATTCATAAGCAATATATGATCGCCCCAATAACTCCAACAAAGAGCGGCGCCCATGAACCTCAGCAAGGTCGACCTCAACCTGTTCATCGTCTTCGACGCGATCTACACCGAAGCCAACCTGACTCGCGCCGGGCAGATCGTCGGCATCACCCAGCCGGCTGTGTCCAATGCTCTGTCACGTCTGCGCGAGACGTTCAATGACCCGCTGTTCGTGCGCACTGCCCAGGGCATGGTGCCCACGCCCATGGCGCAGAACATCATCGGCCCGGTGCGCAATGCGCTGTCGCTGCTGCGCACCTCGGTGCAGGAAAGCCGCATCTTCACTCCGCTGCAGGCGAGCAAGACCTTCCGCATCAGCATGACCGACCTTACCGAGGCGGTGATCCTGCCGCCGCTGTTCCAGCGCCTGCGCCGGCTCGCCCCGGCGCTGGTGATCGAGAGTTTCCTGTGCAAGCGCCGCGAGACCACCAAGGAACTGGCCGCCGGGCGCCTGGACTTCGCCGTCGACGCGCCGCTGAACACCGACCCGCAGGTGCGTCACGTCAAGCTCATGCAAGACCGCTATGTCTGCGCCATGCGCCCCGGCCACCCCCAGGCCGACGGCAAGCTGACCCTGGACAGCTACCTGGCCATGACCCACATCCATATCTCCAGCCGCCGCAACGGTCTGGGCTATGTGGACCTGGCCCTGGGCAAGATGGGCGTGCAGCGCCGTGTCGCCCTGCGTTCGCAGCACTACCTGATGGCCTCCCAGGTGTTGCAGCAGACCGACATGGTCATGACCGTGCCCGAGCGTTTCGCCCGCCGCCACCAGTTGCGCCACCAGCCACTGCCGGTGGAGGTACCGGCGCTGGAGACTCACCTGTACTGGCACGAAAGCACCGACCAGGACCCGGCCAACCGCTGGATGCGCGAGCAGATCATCGAGCTGTGCGAGCGGGTGGCGGCCCAGGACGACCAGGAGCAGCCAAGCCCGGCAATCGCATCGGCCTGAGTCGCCTACACTGTCGGTGATTGCCTCTGAACCCAGGAGCCACTCATGGACGACAGCCAACATGGCAAGCCACCGACCTTCTGGCAGATGCTGCAAAGCATCCTCGCCGCGGCGTTTGGCGTGCAAAGCGGCAAGAACCGCGCCCGCGACTTCACCTATGGCAAGGCCAGCCATTTCATCGTGATGGGGACGGTGTTTACGCTGATCTTCATCTTCGTGCTGATCGGCCTGGTGCAACTGGCGATGCACCTGACGGCGCGCTAGTCGCGCCGGGCATTACAGCCTGCCAAAACGCAATCCGCCCGCGGATGTCCCTTCCGCGGGCGGTTCAGGTGTTTCTCACGGTCTTGAGTGGTTGTCCGCTATTGATGGCTGACCCAGTACACCGCGGTGACCACCACCAGCACGATCAGACAGAGGATCGCCCAGGCATCGACACTGCTGTCAGCTTTGCGGACTTTGCTAGAGTTTCCCATTGCATTGCCTCTTGTAGTGTTTATGGGAATGCACTTCACAAGCAGCAGTTAAGTCCAGCAATGCCCTTCGCTCAAGCAGGGTCTTTCAATACTCGACGGGTGACGTGAGAAACGGGTAGCGGAAATCCGCTGGCCGCCCTTCGGCACTGAAACGGTGGAAGTCGATACCGTGGCCATCCTGCTCCAGCAGCTTGAGCCAGCGCCGCGCCTTGGCCGGGTCGATCAGTTGCAGGGCCGGCGCGCTGTGCTCGCGCTGGCCGTCGCGGTCCACCGCCAGCCCTTGGGCATCGTCATGCAACATGACCATGGCCCAGCCGCCCAAGGTGAAATGCCCGCCCATGAGCACGCTCAAACGCCCGTCGATCCGCGCGCGCAGGGCCTCGGGCGAGCTGTTGACCGCACTGAACAGCGCATCGCGCCCCGGCACCTTGCCCAGCGCTTCGAAGGCCTGCATGGCGCCGAAGGCCATCTGGTCGTTGGCCGACCACACCAGGCGGGTGCCAGGGTAACGCTCAAGCAGCATCTGCGCCTGTTCGAAGGCACGCTCGCGGCTCCAGCCGCCATACACCACCTGGCGCAAACGCACCTGGGGAAACTCGGCCAGCGCCCGACGCATGCCCTGCACGCGTAACTGCGAGGCCGGCGTGGTCTTGACCCCGGCAAAGGCCAGCAGGTCTACCGGCCCGGCATCGACAGGCAGTTGCGCAGCCAGCGCCTTGAGCATCTGGTAACCGGCATCCTCGTCGTTGCTGACTAGCGTGCCGAGCACTTCGGGGTACTTGTCCGGCTGCGCCTGGACGCTACGCGCCTGGCTGTCGGTGAGCCCGTTGTTGACCAGGAACAGCTTGACCCCGGTCCCCCGCGACAGGCGGATGATCTCGGGGGCGACATACAGTTCGTTGACCAGCACCAGGTAGTCCGGGCGCTGCGCTCCTTGCAGCACCTCCCGGGCCTGGGTCAGCGCGAGGTCGGCGCGGCGCTCGCTGTACTGCACGCGCAACGTCATGCCCAGGTCGCTGGCGGCGGCCTGCATGAAGCGTGAATAGTCGACCCAGAACGTTTCGTTGGAGTAGCCCGGATTGAGGAACACCACCGACGCGGCCTGTGCGCTCGCTGCCAGTGGCAGGCTCAGGCACAGGCTCTGGCACAAGGCCTTGAGCATGCTGTTACATCCCTGCGAAGCAAACCCCGGATTATAGCCCTGCGATGTACCGCTGCGGACAAATGCCAGTCAGTCTCACTTAGTCCAAATGGTTCTTTTCATATGCAAAAACATCACTTTAGCGCATAAACCCACTCTGCTATCGTTCCCCCGCTCCGCCCCGGAGTGCGCGGCCGTGCGCGCGATTAGCTGCATGCAGCCTGAGACAGGACTTATATGTACGTATACGACGAGTACGATCAGCGGATCATCGAGGACCGCGTCAAGCAGTTCCGTGATCAGACCCGCCGCTACCTGGCCGGTGAGCTGAGCGAAGAAGAATTCCGCCCTCTGCGCCTGCAGAACGGCCTGTATATCCAACGTTTCGCGCCGATGTTGCGAGTCGCCGTGCCCTATGGCCAGCTGAACGCACGCCAGACCCGCATGCTGGCGAAGATCGCCCGCGACTACGACAAGGGCTACGCGCACATCAGCACGCGCCAGAACGTGCAGTACAACTGGCCGGCGCTCGAAGACATCCCCGAGATCCTCGCCGAGCTGGCCACCGTGCAGATGCACGCGATCCAGACCAGCGGCAACTGCCTGCGCAACGTCACCACCGACCAGTTCGCCGGTGTCGCCGCCGACGAGCTGGTCGACCCGCGCCCGTGGTGCGAGATCGTCCGCCAGTGGACCACCTTCCACCCGGAATTCGCCTACCTGCCGCGCAAGTTCAAGATTGCCGTCAACGGCTCGAGCGACGACCGCGCCGCCATCGAAGTACACGACATCGGCCTGGAGCCGGTGCGCAACGCAGCCGGTGAACTGGGCTTCCGCGTGCTGGTCGGCGGCGGCCTGGGCCGTACCCCGGTGATCGGTTCGTTCATCAACGAGTTCCTGCCCTGGCAGGACCTGCTCAGCTACCTGGACGCCATCCTGCGCGTGTACAACCGTTACGGCCGCCGTGACAACAAGTACAAGGCGCGGATCAAGATCCTGGTCAAGGCCCTCACCCCGGAAGTGTTTGCCGAGAAGGTCGAGGCCGAGATGGCCCACCTGCGCGGCGGCAGCACCACCTTGACCGAAGCGGAAGTCGAGCGCGTGGCGCGCCATTTCATCGACCCCGACTACCTGGCCCTGGACAACGTCGACTACAGCGCGCAGGACCAGGAACATCCAGGCTTCGCCCGCTGGCGTTCGCGCAACACCCGCGCGCACAAGAAGCCGGGCTACGTCGCCGTGACCCTGTCGCTCAAGCCCACCGGCGTCGCCCCGGGCGATCTGACCGATAAGCAGCTCGACGCCGTCGCGGACTTCGCCGAGCGCTACAGCTTCGGCTACCTGCGCACCTCCCACGAGCAGAACATCATCCTCGCCGACGTCGAGCAGCGTCAGCTGCACGCGCTGTGGCTGGAGCTGCGCGAGCAAGGCTTCGCCACCCCGAACATCGGCCTGCTGACCGACATCATCTGCTGCCCGGGCGGTGACTTCTGCTCGCTGGCCAACGCCAAGTCGATCCCGATCGCCGAATCCATCCAGCGCCGCTTCGACGACCTGGACTATCTGTTCGACATCGGCGAACTCGACCTGAACATCTCCGGCTGCATGAACGCCTGCGGCCACCACCACGTCGGCCACATCGGCATCCTTGGCGTGGACAAGAAGGGCGAGGAGTTCTACCAGGTCTCGCTGGGCGGCAATGCCGCGCGCGACGCGAGCCTGGGCAAGATCCTCGGCCCCTCCTTCGCCCAGGACGCCATGGCTGACGTGATCGAGAAACTGATCAGCGTGTATGTCGAGCAGCGCACCGAAGACGAGCGCTTCATCGACACCTACCAGCGGATCGGCATCGACCCCTTCAAGGAACGCGTCTATGCAGCGAATCATTAAGAACAACCAGATCGTCGACGAAACCTGGCACCTGCTGCCCAAGGACGTCTCGATCGACGAGCTGACCAACTGCGACGACTACATCGTGCCGCTGCAGCTGTGGCGCGACCATCCGAGCCTGCTCAAGGCCCGCGACGGCGGCCTGGGCATCTGGCTGGACAGCGACGAGGAAGCCGAGGAAATCGGTGAGGACGTCGAGCACTTCCAGGTCATCGCCCTGAACTTCCCGGCCTTCACCGACGGGCGTAACTACTCCAACGCGCGCCTGCTGCGTGACCGCTACAAGTTCAAGGGCGAGCTGCGCGCCATTGGCGATGTGCTGCGCGACCAGCTGTTCTACATGGCCCGCTGCGGTTTCGACGCCTTCGCCATCCGTGCCGACAAAGACCCGGAAGACGCGCTGCAGAGCCTGAAGGACTTCTCGGTGACCTACCAGGGTGCCACCGACGAGCCGCTGCCGCTGTTCCGCCGCCGCTGATCGTCGCCCCGCCCTTACGAAACAACCCGCCATTCGGCGGGTTGTTTCGTTTCAGCAGCCCATTAGCGCAGCGGAACGTAGATATCGGTCTGCCACTGCTCCAACGGTGTGTGCGGATAGATGCTCAGGTAATGGAAGAACAACGGGTGATCGCGCAGTTCCTCGCCACTGCCCGGCAACCAGTCGCGGTAGAGCGGGTAAATGGTCTCACCGATGTGGTCCGGGGAGCCGACATGCCGTACCACCGCACAGCGCCCGGCTGGCAGGCTAGACTCCCGCACACCTTGGTCGTTCGGCGCCACGGCCTCATGGATTTCCCCGCAAACGGCAAAGCGGAAGTCTTCCGGCGCGGTCGTGTCCGGATTGTTGTAGGGGATGCCGAAGCTGCGGCTGCTGGCCACGGGCGATTGCCCGCTGCTCATGCGCCAGTCGATGAACCGGCGCACGGTTTCGCTGACCTGGCTCGGCGGCCCCCGATGTTCGAGCGCGGCAAGGCGCACGGCGGCGAAATCGACGATTCGTACCTGCATGGTGATGCTCCTGGAAAAATGAGGAATGGCAAACACCGTATTCCATACCTGCCAGTCAGGCCGGCGGCGAAACGCGCTGGGCGCATGCCCGAAGGCCCGCCTGAACGCCCTGCTGAATGCCTCGGGGCTTTCGAACCCCGCCGCCAGTGCCGCGTCCAGCACCGAGTGTTCGGGCTGGCCAAGCAACCGATGCGCGGCACGGCGCAGGCGCATCAGTTGCACATAACGAGCAACCGGGACGCCCACATAGGCACTGAACTGACGGTGAAAATGAAACACCGAAAAATGTGCCACGGCGCTCAAGGTTTCCACCGACAGGTCACCTTCGAGGTTGTCCTCGATATAGGCAAGCACGGTCTCGAACCGCTGCTGGTAAAGGGCATTGACTGACAACTCAGGTTGCTCCTGGAGATACGGCAGGCCACAGCTTCGTCGATCCAGCCATGGTCCCGCCTAGCCGCACTTGCTCAATCACAACATCCATCCTCCGGTAGCGCTATCACCGCCCGCCGACGCCGCATTATTGTCACGCCCCGATCACAACCCAACCCCGCATTCATGACTCCAGCTCAAAGGACCTTGGTTTGCCGAGGCCTTA
This sequence is a window from Pseudomonas maumuensis. Protein-coding genes within it:
- a CDS encoding sugar ABC transporter substrate-binding protein, whose translation is MKLPFPGRPLALAVFSSLLFSLSTAHAEEAPKVALVMKSLANEFFRTMEDGAKTYQKEHPDDFSLVANGIKNETDTGEQIRIVEQMVNAGAKALVIAPADSKALVSAVKKAMDKGVIVINIDNRLDPETLKSKGISVPFVGPDNRKGARLVGDYLAQQKLKAGDQVGIIEGVPTTTNAQQRTAGFKDAMQAAQMKIVSVQSGNWEIDKGNAVAASMLNEYPDLKALLAGNDSMALGAVSAVRAAGKTGQVQVVGYDNIKAIEPMLKDGRVLATLDQAASQQAVYGIQAALKMLKGEQPGVDADNVIQTPVELITK
- a CDS encoding asparaginase, whose amino-acid sequence is MKTAIKTFAPSALALLLVLPTTVSAKEAAQQQKLANVVILATGGTIAGAGASAANSATYQAAKVGIDKLIAGVPELKDLANVRGEQVMQVASESIGNDDLLKLGKRVAELADSKDVDGIVITHGTDTLEETAYFLNLVEKTDKPIIVVGSMRPGTAMSADGMLNLYNAVAVASSKDARGKGVLVTMNDEIQSGRDVSKAVNIKTEAFKSQWGPLGMVVEGKSYFFRLPAKRHTVNSEFDIKTISKLPAVDIAYGYGNVTDTAYKALAQGGAKAIIHAGTGNGSVSSRVVPALQELRKDGVQIIRSSHVNQGGFVLRNAEQPDDKNDWVVAHDLNPQKARILAMVAMTKTQDSKELQRIFWEY
- a CDS encoding DUF1654 domain-containing protein encodes the protein MAKPAPASPSSYELLGQRIQKIINSPTAQRSRAALIFRLEHESPDDWATLLEEIAENDNVTLAHRDDGGVQVFWTVPKED
- a CDS encoding endonuclease; this encodes MRVSLFATCLLLLTPLAHADAPRTFQEAKKVAWKLYAPQSTEFYCGCKYQGNKVDLASCGYTPRKNLNRASRIEWEHIVPAWQIGHQRQCWQDGGRKNCSRNDKVYQRAEADLHNLVPSIGEVNGDRSNFSFGWLPEQHGQYGSCLTQVDFKAKKVMPRPSIRGMIARTYFYMSKQYDLRLSKQDRQLFEAWNKTYPPQAWELQRNQQVACVMGRGNTFVGPVNLKACG
- a CDS encoding GTP pyrophosphokinase, whose protein sequence is MATLERAIAMAIKAHEGQFDKGGAAYILHPLRVMERVITPEQRIVAVLHDVLEDTPLTLADLAREGFPLKILAALLALSRREGESYEAFVIRLGVDPLARQVKLADLADNSDLSRIPCPGPADVARLCRYQQASAYLQALA
- a CDS encoding purine-cytosine permease family protein, whose product is MTSAANSAPLIEKHTIGYVPPQDRHGKVRDLFTLWFGGNIAPLPIVTGALGVQLFHLNLVWGIVAILVGHLLGGVLMALHSAQGPQMGIPQMIQSRAQFGSLGALLVVVIAGVMYIGFFASNIVLAGKSLHGVVETVPVSVGIVIGALGSGIIGIIGYRFIHVLNRIGTWVLGIGIVVGFGYIFSHVQSDDFLTRGGFNLAGWLATVSLAALWQIAFAPYVSDYSRYLPADVKVSSTFWTTYLGSALGSSLSFIFGAVAVLAIPAGMDTMDAVKLATGTLGPLMLVLFLLSVISHNALNLYGAVLSIITLVQTFAYRWIPTAKSRAVLSLLVLAACCVVAVFASADFIGHFVDMVLVLLVVLVPWTAINLIDFYVIHKGDYDIDSIFKVDGGIYGRYNPQALIAYAVGIAVQIPFMNTPLYVGPVSAHINGADLSWLVGLAITSPLYWWLASRDSAYRRRQVGAKLAAGV
- a CDS encoding acyl-CoA dehydrogenase codes for the protein MDFAYSPKVQALRERVSAFMDAYVYPAEPVFERQVAEGDRWQPTAIMEELKAKAREEGLWNLFLPESEYGAGLSNLEYAPLAEIMGRSLLGPEPFNCSAPDTGNMEVLVRYGSEAQKRQWLEPLLRGEIRSAFAMTEPDVASSDATNMAATAVRDGDEWVINGRKWWTSGACDPRCKVMIFMGLSNPDGQRHQQHSMILVPTDAAGVKIVRPLPVFGYDDAPHGHAEVLFENVRVPYENVLLGEGRGFEIAQGRLGPGRIHHCMRSIGMAERALELMCKRSVERTAFGRPLARLGGNVDKIADSRMEIDMARLLTLKAAYMMDTVGNKVARSEIAQIKVVAPNVALKVIDRAIQIHGGAGVSGDFPLAYMYAMQRTLRLADGPDEVHRAAIGKYEIGKYVPKEMLRSER